The nucleotide window TCCTGGCGGCCCTCGCCCTGGCCAGCCCTGAGCCCGAGCCACAGCCCGGCTAcggcggctacggcggctacGGTGGTGGACGTGGCGGCGGATATGGCGGCTACGGAGGGTATAGCGGCTATGGTGGTGGACGCGGCGGCTATGGTGGTGGATATGGCGGCTATGGCGGTGGACGCGGCGGCTATGGTGGTGGATATGGTGGCTATGGCGGTGGACGTGGCGGTTATGGTGGCGGCTACGGCGGCTATGGCGGTGGACGTGGCGGTTATGGTGGCGGCTACGGCGGGTATGGTGGTGGACATGGCGGCTATGGCTACGGACGCTAAGGAtgaggcaaggtgtgtgtgtgtgtgtgtgtgtgtgtgtgtgtgtgtgtgtgtgtgtgtgtgtgtgttgttcctaTGTCTTTTTGCTACACGAGGGCGGCTGTGTCGGGAAAAGTATAATGACGAGAACATGTGTATAAAATGAGTAACAATGCGAcaacacgcgcgcacacacacacacacacacacacacacacacacacacacacacacacacacacacacacacacacacacacacacacacacacacacacacacacacacacaaacacacacacacacacacacacacacacacacacacacacacacacacacacacacacacacacacacacacacacacacacacacacacacacacacacacacaggccaatcATTACAGTCCTGTGTTCCCCTACAGGCGGCGCTCCACTTGCTGTGTGGAATGCATTCCAGGGAGCGGCGcccccctcgtcttccttctccaggGGCGGCGCCGCAGGGGAATTGGAGAGAGGTTCTCCAGAGGAAACTCGCACGGCCatcaagaagaaatagaggaggaagggagaagggagccccccccccccaaaccacctggagcccccccccccaagcacctgcccttcctcccctcgcccAAAGCTGCCAAACAAGACAGTCTATCCAAAAATTCATatttggaaccatttttgttccttcaataaattatttaaaacaatgtgtatattgtgtgtgtgtgtgtttgtccttgaATTTGAAGTGAACGTGGTAGTACTACTGCTACAATTACTAttaatcatagtagtagtagtagtagtagtagtagtagtagtagtagtagtagtagtaattgttgtagtagtagtagtagtagtagtagtagtagtagtaatagcagtgtagtagtagtagtagtagtagtagtagtagtggtagtagtagtagtagtagtagtagtagtagtagt belongs to Eriocheir sinensis breed Jianghai 21 chromosome 62, ASM2467909v1, whole genome shotgun sequence and includes:
- the LOC126986682 gene encoding shematrin-like protein 2 codes for the protein MKAVFAALSVLLLAALALASPEPEPQPGYGGYGGYGGGRGGGYGGYGGYSGYGGGRGGYGGGYGGYGGGRGGYGGGYGGYGGGRGGYGGGYGGYGGGRGGYGGGYGGYGGGHGGYGYGR